The Mucilaginibacter rubeus genomic interval AACAATACATCGCCGCCTATCAAGATTTTATCTTCCTTGTCGTAAAAACAAAGGTGGGCCGGTGAATGGCCTGGCGCGAAGATCAAATGCAGCGTTGTATTGCCGAACAGAATAGTGCCTGTTTCGGGCAAAAACTCGTCGGGCATAGGTGATACATCATAACGGAAACCCATAGATGGCGCATAAGCCACAACAGCGGCCAATGTTTCTGACTCACCAACGTGGAAGCGGGGTTTAAGTCCGTATTGGTCAAATACGAATTTATTGCCCAATACATGGTCAACATGGCAATGGGTATTGAGCAGCATAACGGGCTTTAAATTGTTGTTTTTGATGAAACTAACCACCGTATTTTGCTCCGGTGCTGTGTACATGCCCGGGTCAATGATCACGCATTCGCCGGTTTCATCGTACAAAATGTAGGTATTTTCCTGGTAAGGGTTATTTACAAATGATATAACTTTTGCCATGCGGTAAAAGTACGGAATAAATTGATTGGGTGTTGGGGGATGAAAAATTGAGAGATTAAACGAGCGTCATGTTGAGTGAGAGAAGATCGGGATATCTAAAAGAGAACAATGCCATTAGCTTTTTTGTCATCCTGAGTGGGAGAAAATAGAGATCTGTGAAGGAGGAATGACACCTCCACTACGTCATTGCGAGGAACGAAGCAATCCCCTATAAGCAGGTCCGCCCTGTATAGTTTGGGATTGCTTCGTTCCTCGCAATGACGTTTTTATAAATGCTCCGATAACTACGCTGCCGTTGCACCTTCAATCAACTCCACCTCGGCTACCGGACTAAACAGATAAACCCTTCGGGTAGCCACTTCGGTGCATTTAAAGCGCTTACGCAGCTTTTCGTCCTTGCGGAACACTCTGCCATCTTTCAGCTTAAATAATGCCTTAAGCGGGACCTTTTCTACCGTTAAAATGGCTTCCGATTCTTTTGGCGGATCATACTTGCGCAGTGAACGGTATAGGTTCAAATCCGAGCAGCTTGACGCGGCCGGATTATCCAGGTAGTTTACGATGGCCTTTTTAATATCAGGCGGAAAAATTTCCTTTTCAAAAAATGGCTGCATCATTTTTTTGAAATTATTTTTCCATTCGGTTCCGTGGGGTTTGGCATTTTGTTTATGCTCGTTCCAGGTATGCAGGTGCGCAAACTCGTGCACGGTAGTTACCAAAAAAGCATAGGGGTTAAGGTCATAATTAACCGAGATCCGGTGACCCTTACCACCGTAAGGCGAACGGTAATCGCCAAATTTGCTGTTGCGGTTACGCGAAATTTTAAATTCACATTTGAAGTAGTCAATCCACCGGGCAATAAGCGGGGCCGCTTCTGCCGGTAAATATTTCTCTAAAACTTTTACTTTATCCAATTTTTACCTCAACACAAATATAAGGTTTTTGTGGCGTATAGTTCATAGATCATGGTTCATAGCTTTTTTGTTATTGTTCTATGACTTAAGCAAAAAATTAAG includes:
- a CDS encoding MBL fold metallo-hydrolase encodes the protein MAKVISFVNNPYQENTYILYDETGECVIIDPGMYTAPEQNTVVSFIKNNNLKPVMLLNTHCHVDHVLGNKFVFDQYGLKPRFHVGESETLAAVVAYAPSMGFRYDVSPMPDEFLPETGTILFGNTTLHLIFAPGHSPAHLCFYDKEDKILIGGDVLFRNSIGRTDLPGGNFSLLIDNIETKLFTLPDDVTVYPGHGPETTIGYEKQNNPFLT
- a CDS encoding SprT-like domain-containing protein, giving the protein MDKVKVLEKYLPAEAAPLIARWIDYFKCEFKISRNRNSKFGDYRSPYGGKGHRISVNYDLNPYAFLVTTVHEFAHLHTWNEHKQNAKPHGTEWKNNFKKMMQPFFEKEIFPPDIKKAIVNYLDNPAASSCSDLNLYRSLRKYDPPKESEAILTVEKVPLKALFKLKDGRVFRKDEKLRKRFKCTEVATRRVYLFSPVAEVELIEGATAA